The sequence TAATTCAGCAACAAGATTACATTTAGCTTTCAAAAGATAATATATTTTTTCTTTAACATCTGATAGTCCTTCTAAATTACCCTGTCCTTTACTTATAATTATATCAGACTCTTTATATTCCTTTTTAAATTCAGAACTGGCTTCTTCCATAACCATTCCCGGTGCTGTACTTCCACTACTAATTATTCTAGCATATTTATCAAGCCCAAGGTTTTTAACCTCTTTTTTACTGATATCATTTAAAATAGGTAGCTCTCTTACTGCATAAGTAATTTTTAAGCCATAATTATTTAATTCTTTTAATAAAATTTTATCAAAAACTGCCTCTCCTGCATTATCAGCAATTATTAATAATTCATCGGCTTTATGTAATTCTTCTTTGAAATTATTATAATCACTTTTAACAAACCCATTTTCTAATGCTAATTCAATATTTTTTTCTATATCAACATTCAAACTAACTCCAGCATCAATAGAATTTCCCATAGCAGACATAACTAAAGCTGCAAAAACTGAGTCTTCTGCTTTTTCAACTTCTTTTTTAACTACTGGTATAAATTTCTTAGCTGATTTTATATTTTTTTCTTTGAAATCTTGATAGGGATCAGCTACTCCTGTCTTTTCTTTTATTATTTTCTGCATTTTCCCGGCTATAATTGGGGCCACGGTATCATCATCTATTTCAGGTACCATTCTGGCATAATCATTCATTATTTCTCTGATTAATTTTTTATTATCAGTTGCCATTCTTGCTGATTCTAAAACCTGTCTATAAATACAGGGAAGACAATCTAATTTTATTTCCACTATTTCACCTGCTTTCTTTAAGATAAATTTTGGATTTACAGATATTATTATATCTAGATTATAATCATATGTCAATAAAAAATAGAAAGCCTGGCAAAAAGCCAGGCCTTAAATAGTTAATTTTATACTTTTTAATCTAACAAATGACAGGCTACATAATGGCCGTCTCCATATTCTCTAAACTCTGGTTCTTCTTCACTACACCGGTCAAAAGCTTTTGGACATCTTGTTCTAAAACTACAACCTGAAGGAGGATTAACTGGACTGGGAATATCTCCCTTCAGTTCAACCTCTCCTAATGGTTTAGAAGGATCAGGTTCAGGAACTGAATGTAATAAACCTTTAGTATAAGGGTGAAGAGGATTCTTATAAAGTTCTTCACTGGAAGTAATCTCCACTATTTTACCAAGATACATTACAGCCACTCGATCACTTATCTGTTCTACAACTGATAGATCATGGGCAATAAAAATATAAGCCAAACCAAATTCTTCCTGTAAATCCATCAGTAAATTTATAACCTGAGCCTGAATAGAAACATCAA comes from Halanaerobiales bacterium and encodes:
- a CDS encoding ARMT1-like domain-containing protein — its product is MEIKLDCLPCIYRQVLESARMATDNKKLIREIMNDYARMVPEIDDDTVAPIIAGKMQKIIKEKTGVADPYQDFKEKNIKSAKKFIPVVKKEVEKAEDSVFAALVMSAMGNSIDAGVSLNVDIEKNIELALENGFVKSDYNNFKEELHKADELLIIADNAGEAVFDKILLKELNNYGLKITYAVRELPILNDISKKEVKNLGLDKYARIISSGSTAPGMVMEEASSEFKKEYKESDIIISKGQGNLEGLSDVKEKIYYLLKAKCNLVAELLGVEVGDFVFMEK